The Streptomyces pactum genome contains a region encoding:
- a CDS encoding SixA phosphatase family protein: MIARPGAGPLRRLVVLRHAKSARPDGVADHDRPLAGRGRRDAPAAGRALAQADRLPDLALCSTAVRARQTWELASAQWGTPPPVHYDPRLYAAGAPDLLEVVREVPAEIGTLLLVGHNPGLEELVLELAGDALDDTLDRVRVKFPTSAVAVLAWHGTDWRALAPQAALLTAMTVPRGGRR, translated from the coding sequence GTGATCGCGCGCCCGGGGGCGGGCCCGCTGCGCCGCCTGGTCGTCCTGCGGCACGCCAAGTCGGCCCGCCCCGACGGTGTCGCCGACCACGACCGCCCCCTCGCCGGGCGCGGTCGCCGCGACGCCCCCGCCGCCGGACGGGCCCTCGCGCAGGCCGACCGGCTGCCGGACCTCGCCCTGTGCTCCACCGCCGTACGTGCCCGGCAGACCTGGGAGCTGGCCTCGGCGCAGTGGGGCACCCCACCGCCGGTGCACTACGACCCGCGGCTGTACGCGGCCGGCGCACCGGACCTGCTGGAGGTGGTGCGCGAGGTGCCCGCCGAGATCGGGACGCTGCTCCTGGTGGGCCACAACCCGGGCCTGGAGGAGCTGGTCCTCGAGCTGGCCGGGGACGCGCTGGACGACACGCTGGACCGGGTCCGCGTGAAGTTCCCGACGTCGGCGGTCGCGGTACTCGCCTGGCACGGCACCGACTGGCGGGCCCTGGCCCCGCAAGCGGCCCTGCTGACCGCGATGACCGTGCCGAGGGGCGGGCGACGGTGA
- a CDS encoding YigZ family protein, with the protein MQDEYRTVARAGVHETEINRSRFLCALAPAATEQEAQAFVAAVRKEHADATHNCWAYVIGADAAVQKASDDGEPGGTAGVPMLQMLLRRDMRYVVAVVTRYYGGVKLGAGGLIRAYGGAVGEALDDLGTLTRRRFRLATVTVDHHRAGRLQNDLRTAGRAVRDVRYAEAVTLEIGLPEAEVDTFRAWLADATAGSAGFELGGEAYGDA; encoded by the coding sequence ATGCAGGACGAGTACCGCACGGTCGCCCGCGCGGGTGTGCACGAAACCGAGATCAACCGCTCCCGCTTCCTGTGCGCCCTCGCGCCGGCCGCCACCGAGCAGGAGGCTCAGGCGTTCGTGGCGGCCGTACGCAAGGAGCACGCGGACGCCACCCACAACTGCTGGGCGTACGTCATCGGGGCCGACGCCGCCGTGCAGAAGGCCAGCGACGACGGCGAGCCCGGCGGCACCGCCGGTGTCCCGATGCTCCAGATGCTGCTGCGTCGCGACATGCGGTACGTCGTCGCCGTCGTCACCCGCTACTACGGCGGCGTCAAGCTCGGCGCCGGCGGACTCATCCGCGCCTACGGCGGCGCGGTCGGCGAGGCCCTGGACGACCTCGGCACGCTCACCCGCCGCCGGTTCCGCCTGGCCACGGTGACCGTCGACCACCACCGGGCGGGCCGGCTCCAGAACGACCTGCGCACGGCGGGACGCGCGGTACGCGACGTGCGGTACGCCGAGGCCGTCACCCTCGAGATCGGCCTGCCGGAGGCCGAGGTGGACACCTTCCGTGCCTGGCTCGCGGACGCCACCGCCGGGTCGGCCGGTTTCGAACTGGGCGGTGAGGCGTACGGGGACGCATAA
- a CDS encoding exonuclease SbcCD subunit D codes for MRLLHTSDWHLGRAFHRVNMLGAQAGFIGHLVETVREHGVDAVVVSGDVYDRAVPPLAAVELFDDALHRLADLGVPTVMISGNHDSARRLGVGAGLIDRAGIHLRTDPAGCGSPVVLEDAHGEVAFYGLPYLEPALVKSEFGVEKAGHETVLAAAMDRVRTDLARRARGTRSVVLAHAFVTGGEQSDSERDITVGGVAAVPSGVFDGVDYVALGHLHGCQTLTERVRYSGSPLPYSFSEHRHRKSMWLVDLDAEGSVTAERVDCPVPRGLARLRGTLEELLADPGLTPHEEAWVEATLTDPVRPADPMARLTGRFPHTLSLLFDPERAPDDPAVSYARRLAGRSDQQIAEDFVTHVRGAGPDGHEQLVLRDAFDAVRADETVREVAR; via the coding sequence ATGCGACTGCTGCACACTTCCGACTGGCATCTCGGCCGGGCGTTCCACCGGGTGAACATGCTCGGCGCCCAGGCCGGATTCATCGGCCACCTCGTCGAGACCGTGCGCGAGCACGGCGTCGACGCCGTGGTCGTGTCGGGGGACGTGTACGACCGGGCGGTGCCGCCGCTCGCCGCCGTCGAGCTGTTCGACGACGCCCTGCACCGGCTCGCCGACCTCGGTGTGCCGACGGTGATGATCTCCGGGAACCACGACTCGGCCCGCCGCCTCGGTGTGGGCGCCGGACTCATCGACCGGGCCGGTATCCATCTGCGCACCGACCCGGCGGGATGCGGGTCCCCGGTCGTGCTGGAGGACGCGCACGGGGAGGTGGCCTTCTACGGGCTGCCGTACCTCGAACCCGCCCTGGTGAAGAGCGAGTTCGGGGTCGAGAAGGCAGGACACGAGACCGTGCTCGCCGCCGCCATGGACCGGGTCCGCACCGACCTCGCCAGGCGCGCGCGGGGAACGCGGTCCGTGGTCCTCGCGCACGCCTTCGTCACCGGCGGCGAGCAGAGCGACAGCGAACGGGACATCACCGTCGGCGGGGTGGCCGCCGTGCCCTCCGGTGTCTTCGACGGCGTCGACTACGTGGCGCTCGGGCACCTGCACGGCTGCCAGACCCTCACCGAGCGCGTCCGCTACTCCGGCTCCCCGCTGCCGTACTCCTTCTCGGAGCACCGCCACCGCAAGAGCATGTGGCTCGTCGACCTGGACGCCGAAGGCTCGGTCACCGCCGAGCGGGTCGACTGCCCGGTGCCTCGCGGCCTGGCCCGGCTGCGCGGCACCCTGGAGGAACTACTCGCCGACCCCGGGCTGACCCCGCACGAGGAGGCATGGGTCGAGGCGACCCTCACCGACCCGGTCCGCCCGGCCGACCCCATGGCCCGGCTCACCGGCCGCTTCCCGCACACGCTGAGCCTCCTCTTCGACCCCGAGCGGGCCCCGGACGACCCGGCCGTGTCCTACGCGCGGCGTCTCGCCGGGCGCAGCGACCAGCAGATCGCGGAGGACTTCGTGACGCACGTGCGCGGCGCCGGACCCGACGGCCACGAACAGCTCGTGCTGCGGGACGCCTTCGACGCGGTGCGCGCGGACGAGACCGTGCGGGAGGTGGCCCGGTGA